The sequence AGTTGATCCAGGGCATGTAGTTGATGTTGCCCACCAACTGGACGTTGGGCAGCGCCGCCGCCTTCTCGGCCTCCACGAATTTTTCCGCCGCCTGGAGCTTAAGGCGTACACTCTGCAGGTCCGGCCGCTGGTAAAGCGCCTCAGTGATGGCTTTGTCCAGGTTGTCAACAGGGGGCGGCATCGGTTCTTCCTTGGCCAGGATGTCCTGCGGCTCCCGATAACCCATTGCAGTGGAAAGAATGGCCCGCGCCGAGTTCAAGTCGTTCTGGGCCTTGATCTGTAAGAGCTGGGCGTCGCTCAGATTAACCTCGGCAAAGCTCACGTCCAGGGAAGAAGTGAGGCCCGATTTCATCATCGCCTTGACACGGGTCAGATCCAGCTGCCGGGCCTTCAAGGTCTCCTCGGCGATCCTTAGCACCTCCTGCGACTGAAACACCTGATAGTAAGCGTTGGTGGCCAACAGCAGGACCTGTGCGTCGGTGGCCTGGACCTCCGATTCGCTGGCCTTGGCCTTCAGCTCACTGCCTTCCACCAGGGCAGAGGTACGCCCGAAATCGGTCACCAGCTGCTTCAGAGTGAGGCCGGTAGCGACCCGCGAAGCGATCGGCGGTGGCGCGAACCCCCAGCCAGCGGTGAGGCGGGCCGGAGTCTGCTTGGTGGAATTAGAAATCGCCGCCACGGTCTCCTGCATGATGTTTGGCAAAAACGCTGACTTCGCCTGTACGATGGCTTCCTGCGAGGCCTGCGCCTGCATCTGGGCCTGGGCGATGCGGGGATGGTTCTGACGCGCTATTTCTTGCACCTGCCGCAGAGTCATCGGCTTCCCCGACAGGGCGAGCGATGCGCCCTCATCGGCGGCCACTCCCCCGGCGACCCACCAAAAAGTCCAGAACAAGAGGCTTCTCGTGGGTTTCACGCTGTCGCTCCTTGGGCGTCATGGCCGGGTTGGGTGCCGGCAGTGTTGTAGGGGCCGGAATCTCGGCGGCGATAGATCAACAGATAAGCGGCCGGCACCACGAACACCGTCAGCACCACCGAGACGGTCAGGCCACCGATAATCGCCTGGGCCAAGGGCGCGTAAGCTTCGCTGCCAGTACCCAGTTTCATGGCCATGGGAACCATGCCAATAATGGTCGCCAGCGAAGTCATCAACACCGGCCGCAACCGCACCC is a genomic window of Candidatus Methylocalor cossyra containing:
- a CDS encoding TolC family protein, which produces MKPTRSLLFWTFWWVAGGVAADEGASLALSGKPMTLRQVQEIARQNHPRIAQAQMQAQASQEAIVQAKSAFLPNIMQETVAAISNSTKQTPARLTAGWGFAPPPIASRVATGLTLKQLVTDFGRTSALVEGSELKAKASESEVQATDAQVLLLATNAYYQVFQSQEVLRIAEETLKARQLDLTRVKAMMKSGLTSSLDVSFAEVNLSDAQLLQIKAQNDLNSARAILSTAMGYREPQDILAKEEPMPPPVDNLDKAITEALYQRPDLQSVRLKLQAAEKFVEAEKAAALPNVQLVGNINYMPWINYKTGNVSGAYPQFNVIGGLVIDIPVFTGFELSARRDKAQSEARALSHGLTDAENEILRDVRVAWMASKTALERLAPAHQQLLKAQEAFRLAQSRYNLKLASIIELTQAQLNLTRAEIGELEARVDLQMRRAELDYQMGKLR